The Segatella copri genome window below encodes:
- a CDS encoding LA2681 family HEPN domain-containing protein, with protein sequence MKYSIEQSEITERTEQINKFALLVDLFNNKAVDRETFMAELSKIEQTDWAKESLFNQLIGYCVLGDAYGILKSRELDFRKAYYNNEYVYKEVSYYHNVQYLITRVKKEKWAALYPNAFRTSCRAYLCLANAYDHLGRFCEAQQYYRMALLDTCNTQEVERNQGFAYANMHSFWTDEEPFIVRKAQQIIRKYQQFYDSLSPYFRQICSWPSPSLDAPLVDYNNIQDGEYEKWICHHYLRINRFNDVEPDSMLSLCDNVKLPVIVDTPEKKALYESTFEEIKGSFISTRKILYSIINEDKNSVNMEMLKMAYKNFYFIFDKIAMFLSNYLDIKLKSYEVDFAKIWNCKNGDIRQEILAHSQNMPLLGLYNIKLDVYGMKTDWYVVDEQTKDLKMLRNYMEHKSIIIKDEPMSHTEYQLTISKQELELNTIRLAQLVRCAIIYLCNFVMHAEYDKHGS encoded by the coding sequence ATGAAATATTCTATTGAACAATCAGAAATAACAGAAAGAACAGAACAGATAAATAAGTTTGCTCTATTGGTTGATTTGTTTAATAATAAAGCCGTTGACAGAGAAACATTCATGGCTGAATTATCGAAGATTGAACAAACAGACTGGGCAAAAGAAAGTCTGTTTAATCAGTTGATAGGGTATTGTGTTCTTGGAGATGCTTATGGAATTCTGAAAAGCCGGGAATTGGATTTCAGAAAGGCATACTATAATAACGAATATGTCTATAAGGAAGTAAGCTACTACCATAATGTACAATATTTGATTACTCGTGTGAAAAAAGAAAAATGGGCAGCATTGTATCCTAATGCTTTCAGAACATCATGCCGTGCTTATTTGTGTTTAGCTAATGCATATGATCATCTTGGAAGATTCTGCGAAGCTCAACAATACTACAGAATGGCTTTGTTGGATACTTGCAATACGCAGGAAGTAGAGAGAAATCAAGGTTTTGCCTATGCTAACATGCATAGCTTTTGGACTGACGAAGAACCATTTATTGTAAGAAAAGCTCAGCAGATAATAAGAAAGTACCAACAGTTTTATGATAGTCTTTCACCTTATTTCAGACAGATTTGTTCATGGCCCTCTCCTTCATTGGATGCACCTTTAGTTGATTATAACAATATCCAAGATGGTGAATACGAGAAATGGATATGTCATCATTATTTAAGAATCAATCGTTTTAATGATGTTGAACCTGATTCTATGCTGTCACTATGTGATAATGTGAAACTTCCTGTCATAGTTGACACCCCAGAGAAAAAAGCTCTTTATGAAAGCACCTTTGAAGAAATCAAAGGTAGTTTCATCAGCACCAGGAAGATTCTATATTCTATCATAAATGAGGATAAGAACAGTGTGAATATGGAGATGCTGAAAATGGCATATAAGAACTTTTATTTCATATTCGACAAGATAGCCATGTTCTTATCCAATTATCTTGATATTAAATTAAAATCCTATGAGGTAGATTTTGCCAAAATATGGAATTGTAAGAATGGAGATATTCGACAAGAAATCTTGGCACATTCACAGAATATGCCTTTATTAGGCTTGTATAACATCAAGTTGGATGTTTATGGAATGAAAACGGATTGGTATGTTGTTGATGAACAAACAAAGGACTTGAAAATGCTACGCAATTATATGGAGCATAAGTCGATAATTATTAAGGACGAGCCAATGTCCCATACTGAATACCAATTAACCATTTCGAAACAAGAATTGGAACTCAATACTATTAGGTTGGCGCAACTTGTTAGATGCGCCATCATATATTTGTGCAATTTTGTTATGCACGCTGAATATGACAAACATGGCTCATGA